GAATGCAAGTCGGTGATATTCCTTTTGGCGGTAAGGGTTTACGGGCAACAGGACCCGACGGTTTTGACCCTGGATTGGTTGGCCCAGGATCTGGTGGGGAAAGAGGTCGAACCGCTGCGGTCAATGTACAGACAAACTTTTTATATTTAAACTTTAGAATTCCTGAATCGGGACTTTTTATTAAAGTAGGACAGCAGCTTTTTAGTTCGGCCCAGGGTCGCGTATTATTTTCTACAGGAACGGGCGTTAGTATTCTTAAGAATTTCCAATTTTTGCGACTCTCTTTGGAAGGTGGAATTTTACGAGCACGTGACCAAAGTTTTATGGACGTTGATAAAAATGGATTTGCTGATAAAAACTACCAAAGTTCCAATATTTATTACAATCGATTAAAGTTTGAATATTTTCGAAACATCCGTAATGAAGTTTATGCATATTTTTTGGATGATAATGACAAGTCTGATAATGAAATAGCAAGACTTGCTTGGTATGGGATGCATAATGAATTTAATTTTCAAAAATTTTCATTTATTGTTCATGGAATTTTGAATACAGGTACTGTTAGAAAATTAAGACCTGTCAATGATTCCAACGATCTAACAATTTACAATACGACACAAAGGCATTTTATCAAAGGTGGTATGTATGACTTTCAGTTTACCTACCGTTGGAGTGAATCGCTTAACTTCAATTTAATTGCTCTTGGGACAACGGGAAGACCTGGTTATGATGAGAAAGGAAACGAAGCAAATTTAAAAAGTAATGGATACCGGACCTTAGCTCCTGGATTTTCGATATCCAATATAGCTACAGATTTTACGGGCGGTTATGCATTGTTCAACGGATCCAGTTTTTCTGGTTTGAATGAATATGGTTTGTATTCCAATATTATTGCCTTTGGTCCTTATCAATTTACCTTCGGCTATTACCAATTATGGGCAACAAAATCGCCAGAAATTCGCATCAATCGAGAATTTAGTGAACGAAATGGCTATAGAACCTCCACTTATATGGGAATGGAGTATAATTTCAATATTCGTTACAATGTAACCTCCGACTTCCAAATCATTTTTCGTTCTGGCTACTTTGTTGCTGGCGATGCGCTATTTGTTTTGTTAGATTCAAAATACGGCCGAGTCTTAAGAGAAGGTTTTATTGTATTTGAACATAGGTTTTAAAAATTGTTTTAATTTTCAGTCTTTATTGAAATAAATAAACTCTAACTGCTCTTTTCGTTTCAATTTAACAAACAGGTGAATTCATTCCTTCTTTTGAATAAAGGAAACAACATTAAATTCTTTTAGGCAACTGAATAAAATAATTATAAAGTAAGCCTTGATTTGATAGCTTTTCCTAAAGTGTATTGGTCGGAATACTCTAAGGTTCCTCCAATCGTTATACCGTGAGCTATTCTAGTGATTTTAATTTCCATCGGTTTGATTACAGTTGAAAGGTACGAAGCGGTCGCATCCCCTTCAAGAGTTGGATTTGTTGCGATAAGAACTTCCTTCACACCAGTATCTTCTAATCGCTCTATCAATTGACGAATTCTTAGTTGGTCAGGCCCAATTCCATCTAATGGAGAAATAGCGCCATTGAGTACGTGGTATTTACCGACATATTCCTTTGTGTTTTCTATAAAAAAAATATCTTCTGGTTGTTCGACTACACAGAGAATTCCATTATCTCTTCTATCAGACAAACAAATGGAACAAACGGGATCTTCTGTAAGCCCACCACATTCATCACAAAATCGTAGTTTGGCTTTAGCTTCCTCAATATTGGAGAGCCAAGCTCGGAATGTAGAAGGATCCATACGAAGAATATGAAATCCAATTCTTGTAGCACTTTTTTTTCCAATCCCTGGGAGGCTAGAAAAGGATTGGATGAGTTTTTGAAATTGTGGGTCAGACAGGTGGAAATCCTCCATCCTTTTGCAATTGGTTGAATACACCTTCAAAATCGCTTGGGTTGAAGCCGAGGACATTTTTCATCTCATGAGCCATCGTTTCTTTGGCCTTTCGTTGTACTTCGTTAGTTGCTGATAGGATTAGATCTTCTAACATTTTTTTGTCATCTGCATTGAACATAATTGGATTGATATTGATGTTTGTAAGGGTGCCATCCGCAGACGCAGTCACCTCAACCATACCGGCACCGGCTGACGCTGAGACTCGAATTTGTGCGAGTCGTTTTGAGAGTTCTTCTTGTTTCTCTTTGATATTGCCGAGTTGCGAAAAAGCCTCTCGCATTTGTTTCATTTGATCAAAAATTCCCATACGTACCTTTTGGACTTATAAATTCTTAAATTGGTTGGGGTCTACTTCCATACCGGAGAATTTTTCTTTCAAAAGTTTCTCCATATCCTCGGATGTTGCTGGATTGGCCACTGCCGGTTTCGGCGTAGAAGCCACTTCCTGTTTCGGAGGATTTGCTTTGGTTTCTTGTTCAATGTTTTGTTTTGGTTTTTCTGCTGCAGATTGTGATGGCTCAAGCTTTTGTGGAGTCGGTGTCACAACTGGAGTTGTTTGTTTCTTTGGAGATTCTAAATTTTCTGGGATATGAGAAATGTCACCTTGAACCAGTTTGGTGAGTTCTGAGATTTTTGCTAATAATCCGGAAATACTAGGTTTTTCACGGTCCAATATCAATTTACGAAATTGAATTTCTAAATAAACTTTCATTTCGTACGAGCTTCGCAGTTTCATTAGATTTAATTTCTCATGGACTGAAAAAATTCTCTCTGCGAGTAAAACTAAAATTTCGCGATCCAAATCACGATAGTTTTGTTTTAGTTTCTGTAAATCTTCTTGTGGAATGTTAATAGATTCTCTATCTGCTAAATTGTCTTTAATAAGGAGAAGGGAATTTAAAAACTCAATGAAGTCCCAAACAAATTTACTGAGGTCTATTCCGGCTTGGAAAAGATTTTCTAGCGTTTCAAAGATTTGTGCACTTTGAGAGGAATCTAATAGTTGGTTTAAAAAGTCGGTAAAGGTATCAATTCCATGATACCCAATCATTTTTCGAAGTTTGGCGCCGGTTAAATTGCCATCAGTGAAAATTACAGCTTGTTCCATAAAGGACAAAGTATCCCGAACAGAGCCATCCCCTTTTTTTGCGATCCAAAATAAACCTTCTGAATCGTATTTGAGACCTTCTTTTTCACAAAGAGTTTCGATGTAGTTTTGTAATGCTGTAACAGGTACTTTTCGAAAGTGAAAGTCCTGACAACGAGAGAGAATGGTTTCTGGAATTTTATGATACTCAGTCGTAGCTAAAATAAAAACAACATGGGCGGGCGGTTCTTCCAATGTTTTGAGTAATGCATTAAAAGCAGCACCACTTAACATGTGTACCTCGTCCAAAATATAAACCCGATACTTGCCACCCATGGCGTTAAACTTTACATTTTCACGCAACTCGCGGATATTATCGACTCCACTATTGGAGGCCGCATCAATTTCAAATACATCGTTTGAATTCCCCTTGGTAATCTCCAAACAAGAAGTACACTCATTGCAAGGTTCGACCCCATCCGGTCTTTCGCAATTCAGACGTTTAGCAAGGATTCTTGCGATAGTTGTTTTACCAACCCCACGTGGTCCTATGAATATATAGGCATGACCAATTTTTTTAGATTTAAACGCGTTTTGCAAAGACCCAACAGCGAGATCTTGGTAGATCACATCGCGGAAAAATTGAGGTCTGTATTTTCTAAAGAGTACTTGGTGGTTTTCGCTCATTTAAGTCCGTATCAAAATCCGATTCAATGGAAATTTGATTCTACCGCTTTGATAATGTATATTTGTAAGCGTTCCGAGAGGTTGCAACTAAAAATGCCGAAACATTCTTTAGTGGCTTACGGAAAGTAAAAGAAGGATAGAACCTGGCGGAGAGACCGGGATTCGAACCCGGGGTGCTTTTGGCACACATGCTTTCCAAGCATGCACAATAGACCACTCTGACATCTCTCCAATGGTTTCTACTGGCTTCCATAAAAAGAAACGGTCAAAAGAATTCTACCTTTTCTCTTTGAAAAAACTAAGAAATTCAAATTTTATGTGGGATCTTGGGATGAGAGTGCATTTGGGGAAGTGGTTTAATAAATAAATGGATTCAGTTGTATAAGAAGAAATCCCCTCACCCGCTTTTGCAGGAACAAAATAAACCACTTCGGGAATTTTTACTCGCAAGATGGCACCTGCACATAGGAGGCAAGGTTCTAAGGCGGTAATTAAAATGACATCGGTAAGATAACGTCCTTCTGTTTTGGATAGAGCTTCTTCTATCGCAAGGATTTCGCTGTGTTTTGTAGGATTTAATGTTTGTTCAACGGAATTGAAGGCAGTAGAAAGAAGGGTTCCTTCTTTGGTAACGATTTCAGAATAGGAGGGAATTTCGTTTGGATGGTTAGAAACTGCTTTCGAGTATCGCTCTAAAAACGAGTCGAATGCTTCCACGTGCGCCCAAGAGGATTTGAACCTCTAACCTTCTGATCCGTAGTCAGATACTCTATCCAGTTGAGCTATGGGCGCAATGAATGCTTGAAGCATTTTTACCCAGTCCAAAAGAACGGGTATCTCTATGGTTTTTTTCAAGCGGATGGAGTAAATCAAAAATCCAGCGATTCCTAGATAAAGTAGTACAGATAGGAGATGGACAGTGGCAGCAAAATAGAGACCAACGAAGGGAAGAACTGAGACAGCTTGGGCAAGTAACAAACCAAGTAAGAACAAACAAGTATTAACCGCCGAGTATAGACAAACGGTTACAAATTCAGGATTGTTTCGTTTCCAGGTAAATACGGGAACCCAAGAAAAATACAAAGGCAAAACTGCAAAAATTTTAGCTGCTTCATCAGTGACTAAGTAGGCGCGTAGTTTTTGAAATTTGTCTTTGATTT
Above is a window of Leptospira wolbachii serovar Codice str. CDC DNA encoding:
- the recR gene encoding recombination mediator RecR, with the translated sequence MEDFHLSDPQFQKLIQSFSSLPGIGKKSATRIGFHILRMDPSTFRAWLSNIEEAKAKLRFCDECGGLTEDPVCSICLSDRRDNGILCVVEQPEDIFFIENTKEYVGKYHVLNGAISPLDGIGPDQLRIRQLIERLEDTGVKEVLIATNPTLEGDATASYLSTVIKPMEIKITRIAHGITIGGTLEYSDQYTLGKAIKSRLTL
- a CDS encoding nucleoside deaminase; the protein is MEAFDSFLERYSKAVSNHPNEIPSYSEIVTKEGTLLSTAFNSVEQTLNPTKHSEILAIEEALSKTEGRYLTDVILITALEPCLLCAGAILRVKIPEVVYFVPAKAGEGISSYTTESIYLLNHFPKCTLIPRSHIKFEFLSFFKEKR
- a CDS encoding YbaB/EbfC family nucleoid-associated protein, producing the protein MFDQMKQMREAFSQLGNIKEKQEELSKRLAQIRVSASAGAGMVEVTASADGTLTNININPIMFNADDKKMLEDLILSATNEVQRKAKETMAHEMKNVLGFNPSDFEGVFNQLQKDGGFPPV
- the dnaX gene encoding DNA polymerase III subunit gamma/tau — translated: MSENHQVLFRKYRPQFFRDVIYQDLAVGSLQNAFKSKKIGHAYIFIGPRGVGKTTIARILAKRLNCERPDGVEPCNECTSCLEITKGNSNDVFEIDAASNSGVDNIRELRENVKFNAMGGKYRVYILDEVHMLSGAAFNALLKTLEEPPAHVVFILATTEYHKIPETILSRCQDFHFRKVPVTALQNYIETLCEKEGLKYDSEGLFWIAKKGDGSVRDTLSFMEQAVIFTDGNLTGAKLRKMIGYHGIDTFTDFLNQLLDSSQSAQIFETLENLFQAGIDLSKFVWDFIEFLNSLLLIKDNLADRESINIPQEDLQKLKQNYRDLDREILVLLAERIFSVHEKLNLMKLRSSYEMKVYLEIQFRKLILDREKPSISGLLAKISELTKLVQGDISHIPENLESPKKQTTPVVTPTPQKLEPSQSAAEKPKQNIEQETKANPPKQEVASTPKPAVANPATSEDMEKLLKEKFSGMEVDPNQFKNL